TATTCTTATGCGAAGATTCTAAATCTCAATTATAAGCAAGATTTAGGAGCATTAAAAGAAGTACTTAATAACATAAAGACTTATATACTACCAATATTCACAATGGATTTTGATTACTCTATGGAAAAATTTTCGAAAGAAGGCGAAAATATGCTTTCTGATTTTTATATAGATATGGATCAAGAAGAATTTTCAGAATACTATAAAAATATCTTTGGTGACTTAGATTGGGAGCTTCGTAATTTGAATGATGTATTTGCTTACATTAATGAAAATAGAATTCATCAAGTATTTTTCCCACAAACAGAACTTGCTATAACTAATTTAAACGATAAGAGATTAATTGAGTCTTTATTTTATGTGAGCAATAGAGCAATTGATAGACAAAGTAGAGGATATTTAGAGACCTTAGCTGACTTGAATTATATAAATTTAAGAATAACTAATGAGTTTAATAGCGAAGATAATTTTTTGGATAGCTTGCCTGTCAGCAAATTGTTTTGCATGAATTTATCATTAAATAATTCTATGAAAGCTATTTCTAACTTTGTTTATTTGAGTGGAAAAGCGTATTCACAGTTGTTGCGTTTTAGAACTAAATATAATAATCAAGTTTCTACTACGCCTACAGCTGAAAGTCTACATTTTATTGGCACCTCCATGGAGTTGATGACTCTTTCAAGGTTGAATGAATTATTTGATGAAAGCAATGCTAGGAAATATAAGAATTGGCGAATTCGCATGCTTTTATTAAGTGTTATCAATAAATCCTTTCTTATTGATTTTGAGATACAGTTTTATGAATTGTTAGAGGATGTTATTGAAAGACCTTTCATTGATGAGACTGAGTACAGACTTATACTAGATATGCTAGTCAAGAGAACCGATGAGCTGTGGGAATATTTACTTAAAGAATATCGACTCACGAATTATTATCAAGATAAAGATTTTCTTAGAGAAAATGCAATTAAGTATTTGGTTAAAGAGCCTTTTACTGGCTTAAATATGGCGATTGCGGAATTAGCTAGTGTTTTTATTATGCTTGAGTTTGAAGAAGATAGGGCAAAAGCAAGATATGATTTTGAAAAATTCTGTGCAGTTAGTGGACAGAGTTTATTTGATGAAGAATTAGATTTAGCAGGTATTGATAACCCAATGGATTTAGATAATCTGAAAAGCTTAGCATTTGCAATTGTTAATATATTAGAAAACTTGGAATCAGAAGAAAGTGAACAGAAGCAATAATGAATGGACAAAAACTACCTGATGAATTTATAAATAATATGCATGCACTTTTTGTCAAAGCTGATATGCAAGACGAGTGGGAAGATTTTTTGCAAGGTTTCGATAAGGATTGGACAAGAGCGTGGCGCCTACAAGTTGATAAAACTAACCCTGAGGCAGTAGCAAGAAATTTTGTAGCTGAATCTGCATTGGACTACGAAGTTGAGGATTATCTCAAGGAGGTTCCTTGGGCTCAAGATGGTTATTACATTCCGAAAGATGCTAAGCCAGGCAAGAGTTTGGCGTATGTTTTAGGGCTTTTGTATATTCAAGAAGCTTCTGCAATGTTACCCGCTGAAGTTTTAGCAACGAAACCAGGAGAGCGTGTACTAGATCTATGTGCAGCACCAGGAGGAAAGAGTTCTCAAATAGCTAAAAAGCTAAATGGGGATGGTTTGCTGGTTGCTAATGATATTTCTGAGTCTAGAGCAAGAATTTTGGCTCATAATTTAGAGCAACAAGGGTACGCAAATACTTTGGTTACTCATTTTGATGTAAATGAAGGGTTACCTGAAGACTGGTATGGTTACTTCGATGCAATACAATTAGATGTTCCTTGCTCTGGAGAAGGGATGTTTAGACGTGATAATCAGGCTATATCTTCATGGAGTGAATATGGTCCAGAATCTATTAGAAAAATTCAAATGCAACTTTTAAATGATGCTAGTGAATTACTAAAACCTGGAGGTCGAATAGCTTATTCTACTTGTACTTTTAATACATGGGAAAATGAAGAAGTTATAGTGGATTTTTTAAATACTCATCCAGAGTTTAAGCTTATTGATCCTCGTGAGTATATGTCGGGTAAAGATAATTTAAGAAAAGGAATAGTTATAGACGATAATTATCCTGAGTTGACTTCTGCAGTTAGAATTTGGCCACAAGATAACATGGGCGAAGGTCATTTTTGTGCATTACTAGTAAAAGATGAGAACTATCTTCAAGAAAGCTTGCCTGATAAAGCAAAGAAAATAAAAAAGAAGAAAAAAGGCAAAGACAACTCCAAGCTTAAAGGCTCCTCGATTAAGTTAGAGGATGCTTTAGAAGTATTTTGGCAGTTCTGTGAAAACAATAAAGACGGAAACTTTTCAGAAGAAGTTTTTTCTAGAGACAAGGAAAAATATAGAATAATTAATGAAAAACTCTATTTAATGCCCGTTGAATTTCCTGAATTAGAAGGTATTCATCTGCTTAAGAGTGGTTGTTACTTAGGCGATATTAATAATAAAGGTAAAAGAATGTCTTTTAATCCAGTGAGAACTTTGCTTTTACCAATTCCAAGCGAATATTGGAAATATAGATTAGAGTTAGATTCCTTTGATGAACGTGTTTATCAATTAATTCAAGGTGAGAC
Above is a window of Fastidiosipila sanguinis DNA encoding:
- a CDS encoding RsmB/NOP family class I SAM-dependent RNA methyltransferase; translated protein: MNGQKLPDEFINNMHALFVKADMQDEWEDFLQGFDKDWTRAWRLQVDKTNPEAVARNFVAESALDYEVEDYLKEVPWAQDGYYIPKDAKPGKSLAYVLGLLYIQEASAMLPAEVLATKPGERVLDLCAAPGGKSSQIAKKLNGDGLLVANDISESRARILAHNLEQQGYANTLVTHFDVNEGLPEDWYGYFDAIQLDVPCSGEGMFRRDNQAISSWSEYGPESIRKIQMQLLNDASELLKPGGRIAYSTCTFNTWENEEVIVDFLNTHPEFKLIDPREYMSGKDNLRKGIVIDDNYPELTSAVRIWPQDNMGEGHFCALLVKDENYLQESLPDKAKKIKKKKKGKDNSKLKGSSIKLEDALEVFWQFCENNKDGNFSEEVFSRDKEKYRIINEKLYLMPVEFPELEGIHLLKSGCYLGDINNKGKRMSFNPVRTLLLPIPSEYWKYRLELDSFDERVYQLIQGETLFLEDSELEDLINKGIKDQEYIAVTVEGLPLSWVKLNGRGLKNLFPRKLIR